From the genome of Bacteroidota bacterium:
GCCGCAGGTGCGTTCACGCTCGTAGGCGGGGGCGACTCCGCTGCAGCGGTCAAGCTCGCGGGCTTGGACGATGAAGTGAGCTATGTCTCCACCGGCGGTGGTGCCTTGTTGGAGCTGCTCGAAGGCAAGGAATTGCCGGGCGTGGTGGCTTTGGGGGAGTGAACATAGGCGGATTCGAAGAAGAATCAAACAATGTGCAAGTCGATCTGCTGCGAATGGCGGAATGGGCTTGCACATTTCTCTTTTAGTAAACTTCGAATTTGGAACTGATTTAGGTTGCCGACATTCTGGGAGACGAATCAAATTGTTGCCCTTCTCCCAAGGATTCCGCATTTTTAGGAAAGTTAATCTTCCCCGAAATTGAAAGGGCAAATCTTCAGGCGTCTCTGCTTTCTGGTGATCAGCATTTTGGCCGGCCAATTGAGCCATGCCCAAGTCACGCCGTCAGTCATCGATTCCGTTGAGATTGCCAAGCTTCTGAAAATTGGAACCATATTGTGAGGATGCAAACTGCCGATTCGTCGTTTGGCTACCCTCATGGAATATGGGGCGATCATCCTGAGATCACATCCGGCAATACGTTTGGCCATCCCGTAGATTTTTCATACGTTTACTAGGAAGGGATTGGAGAAGAAGTGAAAAAGCACTTTCTGATCGCCCCGATTGGTTCTCCCATTTAAACATCTCCATTTTTGGATCTGCCATTTTCACCAAGGTCTTTTATCAATTGAATTTTTACAAAGTATGAGAAATCGTATTCTGTTGATGATTTTGCTCGCTTTTGCTTTTCAGATGTCCATGGCTCAACAGCTTTCATTGGATTGGGTAGGGCAATTCACGGGGTCGATGCTGAGCATGTCACACGATATCGATCTCGGGGGGAATGTGATTACTGTTGGGAACTGCAGTGGCGGCGGCGATATCGATCCCAGCATCATGGGTGTTCGTATCACGACAGGCAACGGGGCGTATGTGACCAAGCAGGACTCTTTGGGAAACGTGGTCTGGACCGGGGCGATCGAATCACCAGCGAGCACTGTGCAAATATGGCAAGTGGCGGTGGATGGGATCGGACGAATCTATGTAACCGGCTACCTCTATGGAACGGCTGATTTTGATCTCACGCAGGGAGGTATCGCCAATTATTCCAGCAGCGGTTTGGAGGCACGTTTTGTAGCAAGATATGGACCCTCCGGGTTTTTGCATTATGTCAAGGTATTCCCTGGCTACGGATTGCAGCAGGCCGACAACCCACTTGCGGTGAATGCGCAAGGCGACGTCTATATGAGCGGAAGCTTTTTTGGCACCGTGGATTTGGATCCCGGAGTTGCAGTGGCAAGCTATACATCTGTGAATGCCTGGACCGATGCTTATGTGGTGAAATTGGATCCGCAGGGAGATTTTGTTTGGGCAAAACAATTCTCAGGCGCTAAAGACGATGATTGGACTTCCGTATGCACTAGTCCTTCGGGCGATATCTACATTGCCGGAAGATATTCCGATTCCATCGATGTCGATCCAGGCCCAGGTGTTGTGCAACTCATCGCCAACACCTTCGCGGGAAACTTCCTTTGCAAATTGGATGCAAACGGCAACTTGCTCTGGGGGACACAATTTCTAGGTTCAGGATATTGCTTTGCCTCTGCCATCGAAACCACTCCCACTGGGGATATTGTGGTCGTAGGGGGCTTTGCAGGTGGTACAATGGACTTTGACCCATCTCCCGGAGGGGCACAAACCTTTTCGGCAAGCAACGTACAAGGCTTTCTGGTCAAGTTGGATGGCGCAGGTAATTATATTTGGGCTCGCGCCATGGATGCCGACTTCTATTCTCAAATCAGTGCATTGGATGTGAATGGGCTCGGAGAAGTCTATTACGCTGCAAACATTGCCGGCGATTGTGACGTCGATCTCGGAATTGGCGTGAATATGCACTTACAGATGGGATCCATGATCTCAAAATTGGATGTGAACGGAAATTATGTCTGGGCTGGATTTCAGACGATTTATGGCGGTCACCAAATCGAAGACCTTGCGGCTTTCCCCACTGGCAATGTCGTGGGTGGCGGCAATTTTTACAATGCCTTCCAAGCCGCCCCTCTCCCGCCCAACCAATGGCTTGCCGGGGTTGCTGGGTCTGTTTTCAAATGGTTGGAAGGGCCATGCGCCTCCGTGGTGATGACACTCGATAGCGTGCGGAATATTGGATGTGGCACACAGGGCTATGCCGCTGTGCAAATGAGCAATGGCACGCCGCCCTACAGCTATCAATGGTCCACAACCCCAATCAGCAACTTGCAGGCAATCGTCCTGGATAGCACGGGGTACTATCAAGTCACCGCGACAGACGCTGCGGGATGTACCGATGTACGCAGCCTCATCATGGAGGCGCCCGTGAGTCAAACGGCTTATGATCTGAAAGGGTATATTTTCGCCTCGCATTTCAGGCAGGGCGTTTCCCAAACAATGCAGATTGAGGCATTGAATGATGGTTGCCTCTCGACCAATGCAGATCTGAGCCTCACACTCGACAGCCAACTCACATTTTTGTCGTCAAACCCAAGCCCGACCTCCATTTCCGGGCAGACAATTTCCTGGAATCTAGGATCGATCGACTATTTTTCACCACATTTCCTCTCGGATGTCACCGTCGTACTTGACACCAATGCGACGGGCAATCTCGTCTGCTCAGACCTGCTGATCTTGCCGCAATCGATGGATTTCAATCCAAGCAACAATGCATTCCATGATTGCGAGTCGATCGTAGGTGCGTTTGACCCCAATGACATTCGGGTATTCCCGCAGGGCGCTTGCAACAGCAACTACATTACTTCAGACCAGACATTGACCTATTTCATTCGGTTCCAAAACGTAGGCACCGCAGATGCAATTAATATCAGGGTGCAAGCATTGTTAAGTCCATATTTGGATGTGAACACTTTACATCTCGTCGGAAGCAGCCATTCACCCCGGCGCACCGAAATTGGATTGGCGGGCAGCTTGAACTTCATTTTCGACAACATCCACCTGCCTGACAGTACCACAGATGAAGCTGGAAGCCATGGATATGTGATTTTCGAGATCAAGCCCCTTGCGCAGTTGCCCGTTGGCACAGGAATCGGCACAGGGGCAGCAATCTATTTTGATTACAATGCACCGGTTTTGACGAATGTAGTTTCCAACACCATCACGAGCTCGATCAACTCGCCCAATACTGCCGTCACCTACATCACCAATGGATTGCAAGCAAGTGCCGCCAATGCGAGCTATCAGTGGCTGGACTGTGACAACGGCAATGCACCAATCTCAGGGGAAACCAATCAAACCATCGCCCTTTTCAATACCGGCCACTATGCCGTCATCGTCACCGAAGGTGCCTGCTCCGATACTTCCGATTGCTTTGCTTACCCTTTTGTCGTGGGGCAGGCGGAGCCTGATCCCATGTCGCTGCTGATGCGCGCCTATCCCAATCCCAACCAAACCGGGTTGCTTCATGTGGATCTTTTCCAGACAGAAAAGGACTTGACGGCGCAAATTTTGGACGTTTTAGGTCGCATCGTGGGAGAGGGAACCTACCGAAATACAGGTTCCATCGCCCTGCAACTGCCCGCGCAAGCAGGGATCTACTACGTGCGGTTGCGCTCGGCTACGGGAGCGAGCGCAACGCTCAAGGTCGTGCGGGAA
Proteins encoded in this window:
- a CDS encoding T9SS type A sorting domain-containing protein, coding for MRNRILLMILLAFAFQMSMAQQLSLDWVGQFTGSMLSMSHDIDLGGNVITVGNCSGGGDIDPSIMGVRITTGNGAYVTKQDSLGNVVWTGAIESPASTVQIWQVAVDGIGRIYVTGYLYGTADFDLTQGGIANYSSSGLEARFVARYGPSGFLHYVKVFPGYGLQQADNPLAVNAQGDVYMSGSFFGTVDLDPGVAVASYTSVNAWTDAYVVKLDPQGDFVWAKQFSGAKDDDWTSVCTSPSGDIYIAGRYSDSIDVDPGPGVVQLIANTFAGNFLCKLDANGNLLWGTQFLGSGYCFASAIETTPTGDIVVVGGFAGGTMDFDPSPGGAQTFSASNVQGFLVKLDGAGNYIWARAMDADFYSQISALDVNGLGEVYYAANIAGDCDVDLGIGVNMHLQMGSMISKLDVNGNYVWAGFQTIYGGHQIEDLAAFPTGNVVGGGNFYNAFQAAPLPPNQWLAGVAGSVFKWLEGPCASVVMTLDSVRNIGCGTQGYAAVQMSNGTPPYSYQWSTTPISNLQAIVLDSTGYYQVTATDAAGCTDVRSLIMEAPVSQTAYDLKGYIFASHFRQGVSQTMQIEALNDGCLSTNADLSLTLDSQLTFLSSNPSPTSISGQTISWNLGSIDYFSPHFLSDVTVVLDTNATGNLVCSDLLILPQSMDFNPSNNAFHDCESIVGAFDPNDIRVFPQGACNSNYITSDQTLTYFIRFQNVGTADAINIRVQALLSPYLDVNTLHLVGSSHSPRRTEIGLAGSLNFIFDNIHLPDSTTDEAGSHGYVIFEIKPLAQLPVGTGIGTGAAIYFDYNAPVLTNVVSNTITSSINSPNTAVTYITNGLQASAANASYQWLDCDNGNAPISGETNQTIALFNTGHYAVIVTEGACSDTSDCFAYPFVVGQAEPDPMSLLMRAYPNPNQTGLLHVDLFQTEKDLTAQILDVLGRIVGEGTYRNTGSIALQLPAQAGIYYVRLRSATGASATLKVVRE